In the genome of Brachypodium distachyon strain Bd21 chromosome 3, Brachypodium_distachyon_v3.0, whole genome shotgun sequence, the window ATATTTTGTCAAATATTTCAATAAAATGTCCTACAATATAACCAAGATGACGATTCTCCAGCAAATTAACGGCAGTCAGTTAAGGGCTTAAGGCACAAATATACTGCGTGCTCTGAGACTGCACATCCCGCTTAAACCCTAAACCCACCCTCCCACTTGTACGGGGACTGCAGATAATAATCCCCAACAAAAACCCCAAAATCGCTTAGCCTACTTGCCAGGGGATCAGAGGATACAAGCGCGCTCACCGACTCGATTGACTAAACCCCCAAAACCACAACGgtacagcggcggcggcggctaggggtcTCCCGCTTGGGGAGCGAGGCCGGGGCTGCCGGAAGCGGAGAtcggagagagagggggtagggtttagggtttggCGGCCGCTGACCTGGAGGTTGAGGGCAGGAAGCGGGAGAGCCGGAGCATTgttggtggtgctgctgcttgtcGTTGGTCGCGCCGGTGGAGAGTGAAGGAGAAATGCGCCGGCCGTCTCGGGGAGACCCGGCTGCGTTTATAGGAAAAGCCAAACGGGCCGCGGCCTGGCCCAACGCCCGGAACCTGCACGCctcatttgtttttgtttttttcgagCACATGCACGCCTCTTGTTAGATTTTCGAAACTAATTAGGATACCGAATGAACGGTTTTACGTAGTGCTTAGAATCCtggttactttttttttccgcatAATTCGGCTCTATAAATTTCACACATGAGAGTTCAAAATTCGTTTTCAAACAAGTGAGAGATTCCCTCAACGTTGGTTTGACGAAATGTAATTACAAACTACGAACGTTGCTAACAAAGTCACTCGAAAAGTCCTGATTCCTGAAGTTCCAGTCGATAATCTCACCTACAAGTAGTATATGATTCTCTTAGATAGAGAGGTCGGGGGGTTTGTAGGACGAGGCACTGAGAATGATTCCATtattcaaagaaaaaattccCCCAAAAAATGATCCCCTTTGAGATTAGGACAAGGGGCCACAGCTGCAAGAACAATCGGAAAATGTTCCACAACGGATGGGTGCCATTCTGTCCGCCCACAGTCCGCGATCGACACCATTACCCGACGATCGAACGGCCCACATCACAAGATCGCACAAGGGCGTCATCATCAAAGCCGCGCACACAATCAGCTGAACTCGACTAGCTGGCCTTCTTGGCGGCCGCGAGCTTCTTCGCCATGGACCGGCAGAAGGCCTTCCTGTCAACATCGGCGCCGCCACGAATAACGTAGTGCCCGAGCGACGGcgtgctggtgctcccctggACGCGGTTCTCCTCACACAAGAACTCCCCGGCGCAGACGCTCTCCACCTCCCTCCCCAAGTCGTGCACCAGCACGTCCGTCTCCTTCCCCTTGGTCCTCGCCATGACCGCCGCCGAGAAGATCGCCGCCATCCTTCCTGGCGACCCCGGCGCGAACCCGCGCGGGCCGTCGACGAGGATGACGTCCCAGGCGACCTCGTAGAGCGCGTTGGGGAGATCGCCGATGGCGAGGCGGCAGTCGGAGAAGAGCAGGTTCTGGACGGGCCGGCACTCGGCGGCCCTCGTCGCCCGCGCGTGTTCCAGAAGGTTCTCGAAGTCTCTGACGGCCGTGGAGTAGGACACGTCGTAGGCTTCGAGACCCGGGTGCGTGGCTTCCATGTGGGCCACGTAGAAGGCGTTCTCGTCCAGGAACACCGTGCGGCCCCCCGCCCCGTGGTTGAGCGCGCGCCAGAGCGGCGTCTCGGCGCCGAGGCCGAAGACGAGGGCCTTgcagggggcgcggcggcggagcacggCCGCGATCGCGCGCACGTCCTGCTCTGGCATGCTCGATGTCGATGAGTTGttccccgccgtcgccgcgtaCTGCACCAGCGCGTCGAACACGTGCGCCGGCAGCCCGCTGCcctcggctccggctccggcggcggtggtggcgccgaggatgagcggcggccgcggtgtccctggtggtggtggcggggcGCGCGCCGTGGAGAGCAGCGTGAGCAGGGACACGCAGGCGAAGAGCGCGAGGAACACGACGGGCAgccagaggcggcggcgggacaTGGACGCCGGGTGGGCGGCGAGCAGCTTGGGCCCGGACGTTGCCTTCTTCATCTCCACCTTCCCTTCCTTGGGCAATTCGGTGTGCTTGAGTTCTTGTGTTGCTTGATTTCCTGGCTAGTAATTATTTATCTCTGTGTTCTTGTGGAGTTGTGGAAGGAGAGAATGGCTCACCGGACCAGAATGACATTTCAGCGTTCTGCAGCAAGGGGTGTGATGTAGGTGTTGGGGATTGGGATGAGATGTCAGCTGAAACGGGCCAAGAAGCTAAGCTAAATTAAGCAAAGTGGAATAAGACAGTGTTGTTTTAGTAGTTGGCATGTTTGGCAAGAAAGCAATTTAgcacctctctctctttctcttcagGTTTGCTTCAAAGTGGCTCAAATCCTGGTAGCTTTGGATGGCATTCCTTTGATTTGGACACACCCTGAAGATGAACTCCTTGCTACACATCACATATTGATATACTCTGGCACACAGACTCAGCCATGCTTATGTTCATAGTACTCGATACTATTCACTTAGCTCAAAAGTGCCGCATGCTATACAGGATGTGTGCGCAAATCTTTGCGCTATTGAATTGCCCCTAGAGAAGCTACGGGAGATGGCTCCAGATCTTGGAAGGCAGGGAGTTTTCTGGCCATCAGACTCAAATATCAAACAGAAAGGTTGCACATTGGCACTGTCATATTTGGTGAGAGAAAtgtagaagaaaagaagactGAACCTCATTTGACAGGGGAGATAGGAAGATGCTATCAGCTAACACTTGGGATTCAAGTGACTCACAGATGCAGTATGCAGGAACTATAATTTGCAGATGGGAGGTGGCTGTCGGTCTATTCGTCCGTTGCCTTTGAGTGAAGCCttggcaaaaaaagaagaagaaaatggcatGATACACGCACTAATGTGTAAAGCCCTAGAGTATTTAGAGCTTACCCGAGCCCACTTCAACACAGAACTTAAAAATGCTTATGTCAGGAAAAATATAAAAGAAGCATGGATTGGGCACCCGATGAAAGCATGAATTGGTAAAGAGAAACTGAAACATAAAGAAACCATACTAAAAGTACGGTAGCAGGTAGTGACAACATTGGCGTATCTTACAGATCTGCTCATGGATACCACCTAGGGGTGTTTGAATCAGCAAATCATAGCTAAAAGGGACACATCATCAGTTAGCAAATGATGAACGCAAAAAATTGTCCTCACCAAACTATGAGGATTTGATGACACCTTGAGAGAATAACCAAGGACAATGCCACATCATAGCTAGATTTACCGCCACCAAAAAGGCGCCATAAGACCACAGTACAATACAAGGAAGCGGTGACTTTAGTTCATAATGCTCTGCATTGGCTATGTATTTTCTCCAGTGAACAGAATATGTATCTCTGGCATCTTCGTAAAGATACGGTAATCGGAAAAGAGAGCGGGTTTTACAAATATCACCGGCATCATGACCAACGTCTGGGGCAACCACCGATATACAGTAGCAAGAAGTTATCACCAGGATCATGCAGCCCCACACCAGTAGGCCAAGTGCTCATCTTTTCGTGACGTGCTAAATAGCCCACCACATTTCAAGCAAATGAAGCTGCTGCCGTCGTTGAAGGCATCCAAGATAATCTGCTTCCTTCCACAC includes:
- the LOC100835417 gene encoding protein IRREGULAR XYLEM 15, coding for MKKATSGPKLLAAHPASMSRRRLWLPVVFLALFACVSLLTLLSTARAPPPPPGTPRPPLILGATTAAGAGAEGSGLPAHVFDALVQYAATAGNNSSTSSMPEQDVRAIAAVLRRRAPCKALVFGLGAETPLWRALNHGAGGRTVFLDENAFYVAHMEATHPGLEAYDVSYSTAVRDFENLLEHARATRAAECRPVQNLLFSDCRLAIGDLPNALYEVAWDVILVDGPRGFAPGSPGRMAAIFSAAVMARTKGKETDVLVHDLGREVESVCAGEFLCEENRVQGSTSTPSLGHYVIRGGADVDRKAFCRSMAKKLAAAKKAS